In Hermetia illucens chromosome 5, iHerIll2.2.curated.20191125, whole genome shotgun sequence, a single window of DNA contains:
- the LOC119657208 gene encoding protein CTLA-2-beta-like, translating to MASQQTNVSDSEWEDYKSKFNKSYKDAADEQQHREIYVATKAKIAEHNAKYEAGQVTYSMGINHFADLTEEERGRYLGCRVPESK from the coding sequence ATGGCATCGCAACAAACGAACGTGTCGGACTCCGAGTGGGAGGATTACAAAAGCAAATTCAATAAATCCTATAAAGATGCAGCGGATGAGCAGCAGCATCGCGAAATTTACGTAGCCACCAAGGCGAAGATCGCGGAGCACAACGCCAAATATGAAGCAGGTCAGGTGACTTATTCGATGGGGATAAATCATTTCGCTGACTTGACGGAGGAGGAGCGCGGGCGGTACCTGGGATGTCGTGTTCCGGAATCCAAATAA